Within Thermococcus sp. Bubb.Bath, the genomic segment TTCCGTTCTCGACATTGAGAGCGTAAACGAGCACTCCACGAGGTGCCTCGGTCGTGCTGACTCCGAATCCGTCCCTTATCTCCACCTTGTCCCTCGGCTTCACCGGCCACTTCGCCAGGGTCTCGTCTATGAGATCGATAGCCCTCTCGGTGAAGTAAACGAGCTCAAGGGCCTGGGCTAGGTTGTTGGCAAAGGGGTTGGTCTCTCTCAGGAGGTCCTTGTGGCCCTCATAGAGCTCCTTTGCCCTTCCATAAAGCGTTTCAGCGTTGTTGACGACGCGCGATATCGCCCCGACCATAAAGGGCTTCCCGTGGTAGTGGCTGTGCTTGGCGAAGCTGTGCTCGACGACGAACTCCTTTATGTGCTCTTTGTACTCTTCACTCGGGAACTCTACACCATCGGAGGCCTTAAGGTAGTCGCCGTAGATTCCATAGACATCCCCCATTGGCTTAACCGCGACGTGGGTTACTGGGCCTTCGACTTCTTCGTACTGCTCAAGCTTCGTGAAGAGCTCGAAGGTGTACTCCGCCTTTGGTAGAGCCTCTTTGAGCCTCGCCTTCATCTTCTCAAGCACGCTCTTGTCCGGGAGCTTCCCAAAGCCGCCAAGAACGGCGTTCTCCTGGTGGATCGCCCTTGAACCAAGCTCGTCCATAATCCAGCTCCCGAGGTTCTTTAGGTCGAGGGCTATGCCTATCTCCTTTTTGTACTCATCTACCATGTGGAGCGGCCCGGAGTAGCCCATGTAATCCGGAAGGACGAGGAGGTAGAGGTGTAGGGCGTGGCTCTCTATCATGTCGCCGATATAGAGGACTTCCCTGAGGGCCTGGATTTCCTCGCGCGGAGTGAATCCTGCCGCCTTCTCTGCCGCTTCAACCGCCGTCAGCTTGTGGGCAGCGGAACAGAAGGAGCATATCCTTGGATAGACCGATAGGGCCTCTTCGAGCTTCTTGCCGAGGGTTATGGCCTCGAAAAACCTCGGCCCCTCTATGATGTTGAGCCTGACCTCCTTGACACCCCCATCATCGACCGCGATCTCCACGCCGCCCTTGCCCTCAACGCGGGCTATGTGGTCAACGGTGATTGGGAGGTAAAGGTTCTTCATGCTCATTCTTTCACCTCCTGAAAGACCTTCTCAACCATTTCTTCGAGCTTCGGGTTGTGGGCGTTGAAGATCTTCATGCGCTCGATGATCTCCTCCCTGGTGAGCCCCTTCTCCTTGAAAACTCTTGCCAATGAGTCGAACCACGCCACATCATAGCCTATCGCGCCGCGGCAGCCGATACACGGTATCCCATGGGTGGGGCAGCGGGCGTCGCAACCTGCCCTCGTGAGCGGGCCGAGACATGGCTCACCTTTCTCAAGGAGAACGCAGGTGTTCCCTCTAAGCCTGCACTCGAGGCAGACCGGGTAGTCTATGTCCTCGGGCCACGAACATATGAGGAGCGTCCCGAGGGTGTAGATGAAGTCCTTCTTCTCCGGGGGGCAGCCATAGATATTGTAGTCAACCTTGATGTATTTGGAGACCGGTTCCGCCATCTTAGGCTGGAACTTGACCTTGGTGTCTCCGTAAACCTTCTTCCAGAGCTCCTCTAACGACTTGTCCTTCTCCCAGCTCTGAACACCGCCCTGGACGGCACAGGCACCGACGGCAACCACTATCTTCGCGTTCTCGCGGATTTTCTTAACGAGCTCGACCTCTTCCTCGGTCGAGACGCTCCCTTCGATGAGGGCTATATCAACGGGCTCGTCCTCGACGCTATTCCTATCGAGCATGTACCAGCACTTCACCTCGAGGCGTCCCAGGGCGTTCAAAAGCTCGTCCATCATCGCGAACTGGAGCTGACAGCCGTAGCACGAGGTGAGGGCGTAAAACCCAACTTTGATCCTTTTGTTCTGACCCATCGCCACCACCTCAGTCCAAGAGTCCCGGCGTTGATACTATGTCGAAGTAGCCGAAGACGGGCCCGTCTTTGCAGACGTATTTGAGGCTCGTGCTCGTCCCAACCACACAGTGACCGCACTTGCCGATTCCGCACTTCATCTTCCGCTCAAGGGTCACGTAGATGTTCTCCGGCCTGTAACCGTAGTTGATGAGGGCCTCGAAGACTGCCTTGTACATCCTGGGCGGGCCGCAGACCGCCACGGCGGCCTTCTTCGGATTCGTATTGGCCTCCGGGATGAAATTCTGGGGCCTTCCGTGGAGGCCTGGCCAGTCCGGGTCTCTCGTCACGCTCTGGATTATCTTGACGTTCTCCGCCTCGGCGAGGTCTTTCATGGCCTCGAGCTCCCTGTAGAAGAGCAGGTCCTTTCCATACCTGGCCGTGTTGATGAAGGTTACCTTGCCGTACTTCCAGCGGTTGTCCATGGCGTAGAGGAAGACGCTCCTGAGCGGGGCCGTTCCAAGTCCCGCCGCAATCAGGAGGAGGTCCATTCCTTTCCACTCGTCAACGGGGAAGCCGTTTCCGTAGGGGCCGCGAACGAGGACTGTATCTCCGGGCTTGAGGCGGTGAATTACGGTTGTAACCCTTCCCGCCTTCCTGATGCAGAGCTCGAAGAAGCCCTTTCTCATGGCCGAAGAGCAGATGCTTATCGGAACCTCACCGACTCCGGGGATGGTAAGCTGAACGAACTGCCCCGGCCTGAACGTCCACTTTTCTGCGAGTTCTGCATCCTCAAAGCGGAACAGGAACAGCTTCTCCTTCTCCGTGAGCGGGTAGACCTTGAGCACCTTCACCCTATGAAGGGCGTAGGGGTTGTCATCGGGCATGGTTATCTCCTTGGGAAGAACCAGCTCACTCACAGCTCATCACCCCTTATAGAAGATGCGTACGCAAATCCCCTCTTCGGTATCTCCTCGGTTATCTCGGGCGGACAGGTCTTCTCCTCAAGACCCATGATGGTTCTCAGGTTCCTGATGAAGCTTATTCCCGCCGGACAGAAATACGTGCACCTTCCGCAGCCTACGCAGTAGCTCAGGCCAAGCTTCTCGTTGTAGGAGTTCTTACAGAGGTAGCGGTTTCTGAACCGGTCCTTCTTCGTTGCTCTGAAGTTGTGGCCGCCAGCCACCAGTCCGTGGCTCCTGAACTGGCATGAGTCCCAGCGCCTCTCGCGGTAGCCTCTCTCTCCGTCGAGGTTGACAACATCCTGAACCTCGTAG encodes:
- the hydA gene encoding NADPH-dependent hydrogenase/sulfhydrogenase 1 subunit alpha — encoded protein: MKNLYLPITVDHIARVEGKGGVEIAVDDGGVKEVRLNIIEGPRFFEAITLGKKLEEALSVYPRICSFCSAAHKLTAVEAAEKAAGFTPREEIQALREVLYIGDMIESHALHLYLLVLPDYMGYSGPLHMVDEYKKEIGIALDLKNLGSWIMDELGSRAIHQENAVLGGFGKLPDKSVLEKMKARLKEALPKAEYTFELFTKLEQYEEVEGPVTHVAVKPMGDVYGIYGDYLKASDGVEFPSEEYKEHIKEFVVEHSFAKHSHYHGKPFMVGAISRVVNNAETLYGRAKELYEGHKDLLRETNPFANNLAQALELVYFTERAIDLIDETLAKWPVKPRDKVEIRDGFGVSTTEAPRGVLVYALNVENGRVSYANIITPTAFNLAMMEEHVRMMAEKHYSDDPERLKLLTEMVVRAYDPCISCSVHVVRL
- the hydD gene encoding NADPH-dependent hydrogenase/sulfhydrogenase 1 subunit delta, yielding MGQNKRIKVGFYALTSCYGCQLQFAMMDELLNALGRLEVKCWYMLDRNSVEDEPVDIALIEGSVSTEEEVELVKKIRENAKIVVAVGACAVQGGVQSWEKDKSLEELWKKVYGDTKVKFQPKMAEPVSKYIKVDYNIYGCPPEKKDFIYTLGTLLICSWPEDIDYPVCLECRLRGNTCVLLEKGEPCLGPLTRAGCDARCPTHGIPCIGCRGAIGYDVAWFDSLARVFKEKGLTREEIIERMKIFNAHNPKLEEMVEKVFQEVKE
- a CDS encoding hydrogenase subunit gamma; amino-acid sequence: MVLPKEITMPDDNPYALHRVKVLKVYPLTEKEKLFLFRFEDAELAEKWTFRPGQFVQLTIPGVGEVPISICSSAMRKGFFELCIRKAGRVTTVIHRLKPGDTVLVRGPYGNGFPVDEWKGMDLLLIAAGLGTAPLRSVFLYAMDNRWKYGKVTFINTARYGKDLLFYRELEAMKDLAEAENVKIIQSVTRDPDWPGLHGRPQNFIPEANTNPKKAAVAVCGPPRMYKAVFEALINYGYRPENIYVTLERKMKCGIGKCGHCVVGTSTSLKYVCKDGPVFGYFDIVSTPGLLD